The Eleutherodactylus coqui strain aEleCoq1 chromosome 10, aEleCoq1.hap1, whole genome shotgun sequence genome contains the following window.
cagagggaGAAGACGCCGAACAGGTCAGTATGAGGTTAATGCGGGGCATCCGAGATTCTAGCAGCGGAAATCCGactcggccgtgggcatgaggccaaaaGGAAATAAAATTTTAATCCTTTCAGAACCTTGACTAGGCTCCAGGCTACCAAGCTAATCTATTGGCACCCCATAATCGCATTACGGGGCGGTAATAATTAAGCATCGGAGGGAGTCCACCCCCTTCATCTGACTGTTTAGACTTGCAGTAAGCATGGCATGTAATCAGTCTACTGCTGTGATCAGAGCTAGCTACCCTGTTTCCTCTGATAATAAGACCTAGCCTGAAAATAAGCATTACCCTGATTATtcgaggggcttgaaatataagccgtaccctgaaaataagccctagcagcattacataaaaacaaaaccattacctagcaggctcagtccagctccttcctgctgctctccggagctccaacacgcttcttgcagtcctcagccgctcacaGAAGAttactttctggttacgggattcataagtcCCACCTCCAGAAAACCATGGCTCTGATTGGGTGAACAGTGCTCAAGAACTGATCAATGCAGCTCCTCAAGGAAcctatgcgatggctgtgattggttcatcgagcgctgcacattgtggaggcaggatttatgaattggccaatcaatggcaTGGCTCAGCAGAACTCCagaaagcagcaggagggacctggaacgAGCGTGCTACgtgagtataataagacctcccccaaaaataagacctagcacctcttttgggcaaaaaattattataagacagggtcttattttcgggggacaTGGTAGTTGTGGGAAGCTAAAGTAGAAGGTGAAAATCTTTACAGGGCGTAAAGAAAGAAATGAAACACAAGACTTCACATACAATATCCTCTATTGAGAAGAAACATATGTCATTACCCTTTTCTCTGTTGAGAAGTCTTGTGCCATCATAATCATGATGGAGGACTTTCTGAATATCAGGTAAGTACATGTTAGCACCAAACTGGATGAGAAGTTCCACAAATGGGGCTTCATAGTAACTTTCAAGACACATTCTTAGCATTGATGTAGCATCTGCAGTACCGGATAATAAATCACGGTGGGAACGGTTATAATCAGGGTCAGCCCCATAAAGAAGCAACATTTTAAAGCAGTCAAACTTTCCCAACTCTGCTGCAAAGCCCAAGGGGCTAAACCAATCCATAGGCACTTTATCGGTGTTTGCTCCATAATCCAACAGCAGCTTGAGCATTTTGACGTTCTTTACAAAAAGTGCCTCTAATACAGGCGGATTAAAACCCTCGTCCCGTAGGCTGGCTCCAGCTTTTAATAATTCTTCAACACATTCAATTTGTCCTTGTCCTATAGCATGGCTAAGAAAACCAGCTAGCTCTTTCCCACTGATAACTTCTTTGTCCATGCCCTTAGACAGTAACGCACGTAGTTTTTCTGGCTTACTTGCACGTATAGCAGTGTTGATTTTACTCTCCAGCGCTTTCTCCTTTCTAGACCTAAGAAAGGCTAACATGATGACTCTTTGTATCGAGGCAGAATGTCCGTGACCGTATATGTACAATACAAAGTAACGGGTTACATATCTCTGCGCTCTTCAGATGAAAGCAAAGTCTCCTTCATTTCAGAGTCTGAACAAGTTAATAAAGTCTCTTCCCAGCAATCCTCCGAGTCATTTCCTGAAGGTTTACTGTGCACCAACTGATTCTTCAAGCTGAAAGGACCTTGGATGACATCACAGCCACGTGACGGACAGGAGGCAATGGGTTGGGCAGAAGCAGAGTGCAGTTGTAGAAGCAGCTGCTGTTTATATAGATGACACTTGTTTGGAATGAAATTCATAAAATATCTGGAATAGTTATTTTGAAGCTGATTTAAcacttgtgtgtatatatatatatatatatatatatatatatatatatatatatactagctgatatacccggcttcacctgagttaatttggtacaggtgtttatctgttgttcgcacagaaaaattTAGGAAGTcatagttacttcagaggaaacgaggaataaaatatgtatacacttaGAGGAGCGTTgtattctcctcagactgtatgtaccGATGTCCTCTGCAGAATAtacacacatagaagtgaggtagattctcttcagtgtatatacacatagaggtcagttatattctctcagtatatacacatagaggtgaggtagattctcctcagtatacaaatcatttccctaggctttatggtttctgagaaaagaactatgtcatgtatcgTGGAGTTTCACAGTTTTTTATACTtaaaattgaatattgaagttgcaacccctatacttttcctattaaGATGTAAAGAATAGTTGAGGCAAATTTTATGTTTGCACGGTTCAGATATgtgctattagttacattacatagggggtcacttacttttgcacttactattaaataatcaagttgtgacccttttacttttcctatgtaagaCCTAAACaaaggttgtgccaaatttcaaatttgtacaacaccggcaagttagagaattagattaggtacaataCATAGGGGGagcacttatttttgcacttagaattgaataatcaagttgcgacccctttacttttgctataggacctaaagaatggccatgccaaatttaatatttgtatgacactgggaagtgacaTAACTTAGGGGGTTACTTACTTTCACACTTGTAATTgtaattgtataatcaagttgtgaccctttttaggacctaaagaatggccgtgccaaattttaggaTTGTACAATAaaagaaagttagagaattacagtAGGTAGATTACATAGCggttcatttacttttgcacttagcattgaatattcaagttgggacccctttaattttactatgtagcacctatagaatggtcgtgccagatttcaagtttgtatgacatcgggaagttagagaattagattaggtacattacacatggGTGAACTTatatttg
Protein-coding sequences here:
- the LOC136579806 gene encoding ankyrin repeat and SOCS box protein 12-like, yielding MLAFLRSRKEKALESKINTAIRASKPEKLRALLSKGMDKEVISGKELAGFLSHAIGQGQIECVEELLKAGASLRDEGFNPPVLEALFVKNVKMLKLLLDYGANTDKVPMDWFSPLGFAAELGKFDCFKMLLLYGADPDYNRSHRDLLSGTADATSMLRMCLESYYEAPFVELLIQFGANMYLPDIQKVLHHDYDGTRLLNREKAHPRSLKSQCRIAIRRRLKQVGKLRLIDQIDIPDQLAKYLQHHNLLFGPQEPVQCIRPKISVCP